The Falsibacillus pallidus genome contains the following window.
GGAAAATCAAGTTGCCATTATTACTGGGTCAGGCAGAGGGGTAGGAAAAGCATGTGCTATGCAAATGGCACAAGCAGGAGCAAAGGTCATCATTTCTGATCTGGATGAAGCCCCAGCTGTAGAAGCGGTCGAGGAAATCAGGGCCAAGGGTGGTGAAGCAGCTTATTTCGCCGGGGATGTGACTGCTCCTGAATTTGCCAAAGAGTTGATGCATTTTGCTGTCGAAACCTATGGTGGGATAGATGTCCTGGTAAACAATGCAGGCTATACATGGGATGGAATGATCCACAAAATGTCTGATGAGCAATTTCAAGCGATGATTGACATCCATTTAATGGCGCCATTCAGACTCATTCGCGAGGCATCTCCTTACTTCAGGGATGCAGGGAAAAAGGATAAGGAACAAGGCATAGAAAAGTATCGGAAAATCGTCAATGTTTCTTCTGTCGCCGGAGTGATGGGCAACGTGGGCCAAGCAAATTATTCATCAGCAAAAGCTGGTTTAATCGGCCTTACCAAAACAGTTGCGCGTGAATGGGGTGCTTATAATGTGAATTGCAATGCTGTGGCATTTGGGCTGATCGACACTCGGTTGACACAGAGCAAGGAAAAAGGGGAAACCGTCAATGGCTCTGCTGTAGGCATTCCTGAAAAGGTCAGGGCTATGTTTGAAAAATCCATTCCACAAGGAAGAGCCGGAACTGCAGAAGAAGCCGCTCAAGCAATCTTTTATTTAGCTTCCCCGCTGTCCAATTATACAAATGGCCAGGTCCTTCATATTAACGGAGGATGGTATACGTGATGTT
Protein-coding sequences here:
- a CDS encoding SDR family NAD(P)-dependent oxidoreductase; protein product: MENQVAIITGSGRGVGKACAMQMAQAGAKVIISDLDEAPAVEAVEEIRAKGGEAAYFAGDVTAPEFAKELMHFAVETYGGIDVLVNNAGYTWDGMIHKMSDEQFQAMIDIHLMAPFRLIREASPYFRDAGKKDKEQGIEKYRKIVNVSSVAGVMGNVGQANYSSAKAGLIGLTKTVAREWGAYNVNCNAVAFGLIDTRLTQSKEKGETVNGSAVGIPEKVRAMFEKSIPQGRAGTAEEAAQAIFYLASPLSNYTNGQVLHINGGWYT